The following proteins come from a genomic window of Actinomycetota bacterium:
- a CDS encoding M15 family metallopeptidase — translation MRKPLLTILCVAALGLGACSPTVKRAPVAAPLAPAAPVPIVIWSSRDLPKDLHHKVAAIEGVRWVARISNGMVDLVSVSGAKHPLPRRAKGAVFPISIAAMDPNPDKGDVVSAALLAGEAVLSETAAEMRGMDPGATLTIAADGVRRTFRVGAVVSDDDARNREVLIPFARSSGLGLTAPRAVVTSVVAEHAGGAVQAMHALTKKVRARIQAADAIEGDVSQGQILSFAEVKKIFGEWTYRPTTSRFVIPDKAWENANIVEERVPLLGLIACNKKLIPQLTGAMRELIARGLGGLIRTSNGCYSPRMQVGNTYALSRHAYGIAVDVNATRNPYGETPLQDPRLVEVMERWGFTWGGRWLVPDGMHFEFVRFVDPASPPPIPSISSGS, via the coding sequence ATGCGGAAGCCGCTCCTTACGATCCTGTGCGTCGCCGCCCTGGGCTTGGGCGCCTGCTCCCCTACCGTGAAACGCGCACCGGTCGCGGCGCCTCTCGCGCCGGCCGCCCCGGTCCCGATCGTCATCTGGTCTTCCCGCGACCTTCCGAAGGATCTCCACCACAAGGTCGCCGCGATCGAAGGCGTCCGTTGGGTGGCGCGGATCTCCAACGGCATGGTCGACCTCGTTTCGGTCAGCGGAGCAAAGCACCCGCTGCCGCGACGCGCCAAAGGGGCCGTCTTCCCCATCTCGATCGCCGCCATGGACCCCAACCCCGACAAGGGCGATGTCGTGTCCGCCGCGCTCCTCGCCGGCGAAGCGGTTCTCAGCGAGACCGCCGCGGAGATGCGGGGTATGGATCCCGGCGCGACTCTCACGATCGCCGCAGACGGGGTCCGACGCACGTTCCGTGTCGGAGCCGTGGTATCGGACGATGACGCTCGAAACCGTGAGGTCCTGATCCCCTTCGCGCGGTCCTCCGGCCTCGGCCTCACCGCGCCTCGTGCGGTCGTGACCTCGGTGGTCGCCGAACACGCAGGCGGCGCCGTTCAGGCGATGCACGCGCTGACCAAGAAGGTTCGGGCTCGGATACAAGCGGCCGACGCCATCGAAGGCGACGTCTCCCAAGGCCAGATCCTCTCGTTCGCGGAGGTGAAGAAGATCTTCGGGGAGTGGACGTATCGTCCGACAACCAGCCGTTTCGTCATCCCCGACAAGGCATGGGAGAACGCGAACATCGTTGAGGAGCGCGTGCCCCTGCTGGGCCTCATCGCGTGCAACAAGAAGCTCATTCCGCAGCTGACCGGCGCCATGCGGGAACTGATAGCGCGCGGGCTCGGAGGGCTGATCCGCACTTCCAACGGCTGCTATTCACCGCGCATGCAGGTCGGCAACACCTACGCGCTTTCGCGTCATGCGTATGGGATAGCGGTCGACGTAAACGCGACGCGGAACCCTTACGGCGAGACGCCGCTACAGGATCCACGCCTGGTTGAAGTTATGGAGCGGTGGGGCTTCACCTGGGGCGGACGCTGGCTCGTTCCCGACGGCATGCATTTCGAGTTCGTGCGTTTCGTCGACCCCGCTTCTCCCCCACCGATCCCGTCGATCTCGTCCGGTTCCTAG